The following are encoded in a window of Poecile atricapillus isolate bPoeAtr1 chromosome 3, bPoeAtr1.hap1, whole genome shotgun sequence genomic DNA:
- the EFHC1 gene encoding EF-hand domain-containing protein 1 — protein MSSGPGPEPGPGPGIRPGTGTEPPIDLPFLPGCGIKDPTRTSFHRPQTLDFKNGYAFSRLPREGVGGETLFANQLSQDELDDLCTKGSTLTYGQVKRPAPSRFTPAFVAYDKKVLKFDAYFMEEVPISADEHYRIRQVGLYYYLEDDSMCIIEPKVKNSGLLQGKLMRRHRVPKNEHGDYYHWKDLNLGIDLRMYGRTYRLVNCDSFTKVFLESQGILVNPPEELVSDPYIEQRRTPVQKPIVPTGPDPFRQFLTYDTKVLRFYAIWDDTNCAFGDHHPCIIHYFLADDTVEVREVHKKNDGRDPFPVLMRRQRLPKIFGDKNKNFPSCVLEITDHEVQEWYSPKDFAIGKTVTLLGRTFLIYDCDKFTQDFYREKYGITDFQPVDVNKKPLEKAPQVIPPYNGFGIPEDSLQNCLSLFPKPPRKDIIKMLENNLKVLRYQVALESPVPEDKNRRFILSYFLSDDTISIYEPPVKNSGIPGGKYLKRTKVTKPGSTPENPIYYEASDFTIGSTIEVFGHRFIITDADEYVLNYLERNAESFPAATVQSIRDHFLPRKVVVETASSGIPKKDLDDLIVEVQKELKLQAPFNTKQFHEAFHHFDREDSGFLDKARFLNICDRFNVPTSTILLKKLIDCCSCDEDKVNYREFLLAFPSDLFPEAEGQDQQLISQLT, from the exons atgagttcggggccggggccggagccggggcCAGGGCCAGGGATACGgccggggacagggacagaacccccgatCGATCTGCCCTTCCTCCCCGGCTGCGGCATCAAGGACCCCACG AGAACATCTTTTCATCGGCCCCAGACACTGGACTTCAAAAATGGATATGCCTTTTCCCGGCTGCCAAGAGAGGGGGTTGGTGGGGAGACACTCTTTGCAAATCAGCTCTCTCAAGATGAATTAGATGATTTGTGCACCAAGGGATCCACACTGACCTATGGGCAAGTCAAGAGGCCTGCACCTTCCCGGTTCACTCCAGCATTCGTGGCTTATGACAAAAAG GTTTTGAAGTTTGATGCCTACTTCATGGAGGAAGTGCCTATCTCTGCAGATGAACACTACCGGATCCGCCAAGTGGGGCTCTACTACTACCTGGAAGATGACAGCATGTGTATCATCGAGCCTAAGGTGAAGAACTCGGGTCTGCTTCAGGGCAAACTCATGAGACGCCACCGGGTGCCCAAGAATGAGCACGGGGATTATTACCACTGGAAGGATCTGAACCTGGGCATCGACCTCCGCATGTACGGCCGGACCTACCGCCTGGTCAACTGCGACTCCTTCACCAAG GTGTTCCTGGAGAGCCAAGGAATTTTAGTGAACCCTCCAGAGGAGCTGGTTTCAGATCCTTACATAGAACAGCGTCGGACACCTGTGCAAAAACCCATCGTGCCCACAGGTCCTGACCCCTTCAGGCAGTTTCTGACCTATGACACAAAG GTGCTTCGCTTCTATGCCATATGGGATGACACCAACTGTGCCTTTGGTGATCACCATCCCTGCATCATCCATTACTTCTTGGCAGATGACACAGTGGAGGTTCGGGAAGTCCACAAGAAAAATGATGGGAGAGATCCATTCCCGGTACTGATGAGACGCCAGCGCTTGCCCAAAATCTTTGGGGATAAGAACA AGAACTTCCCAAGCTGTGTGCTGGAGATCACTGACCACGAGGTACAAGAGTGGTACTCACCCAAAGATTTTGCTATTGGCAAAACTGTCACCCTCCTTGGACGCACCTTCTTAATCTATGATTGTGACAAGTTCACCCAGGACTTCTATCGTGAAAAATATGGTATCACAGACTTCCAGCCAGTGGATGTAAATAAGAAACCACTTGAAAAAGCTCCCCAG GTAATTCCTCCCTACAATGGTTTTGGCATCCCTGAAGACTCTCTCCAGAACTGCCTTAGTCTGTTTCCGAAGCCTCCACGGAAAGATATCATTAAGATGCTGGAGAATAATCTCAAGGTCCTGCGGTACCAGGTGGCCCTG GAATCACCAGTGCCTGAGGATAAAAATCGTCGTTTCATCCTCTCTTATTTCCTCTCTGATGACACAATCAGCATCTATGAACCCCCAGTCAAAAACTCTGGCATCCCTGGAGGCAAATACTTAAAAAGGACCAAAGTTACCAAGCCAGGGTCTACTCCAGAGAATCCCATATACTATGAGGCTTCTGACTTCACCATCGGTTCTACAATTGAAG TGTTTGGCCACAGGTTTATTATCACTGATGCTGATGAATATGTGCTTAATTATTTGGAGAGAAATGCAGAGAGTTTCCCTGCAGCAACAGTGCAATCCATAAGGGATCATTTCCTCCCACGGAAGGTGGTAGTGGAGACTGCCAGCAG TGGCATCCCCAAGAAGGACCTGGATGATTTAATTGTGGAGGTTCAGAAAGAACTGAAGCTCCAAGCACCCTTCAACACCAAGCAGTTTCATGAGGCATTTCATCATTTTGACAGAGAGGACTCTGGCTTCCTGGATAAAGCaagatttttaaacatttgtgaCAGGTTCAATGTGCCAACCAGCACCATTCTTCTTAAAAAG CTGATTGACTGCTGTTCCTGTGATGAAGACAAGGTAAACTACCGTGAATTCCTTCTAGCCTTCCCTAGTGATCTCTTCCCAGAAGCTGAAGGACAGGACCAGCAATTGATTTCTCAGCTAACTTGA
- the PAQR8 gene encoding membrane progestin receptor beta: MTAILERLSTLSLSGQHLSRLPRLLEDGFPKMPCTVKECEVPQLFREPYIHSGYRPTGQDWRYYFLSLFQKHNEVVNVWTHLLAALAVLLRFKTFVEAEQLPVDAWSLPLLIFVLSSVTYLTCSLLAHLLQSKSELYHYTFYFMDYVGVSIYQYGSALAHFYYSSDQAWYDKFWLFFLPAAAFCGWLSCAGCCYAKYRYRRPYPIMRKMCQVIPAGLAFILDISPVAHRVVVCHLGGCQEDAAWYHTYQILFFLVSAYFFSCPVPEKYFPGSCDIVGHAHQIFHTFLAICTLSQLEAILLDYKNRQEIFLKRHGPFTVYLSCISFFGLVACSAITAYILQRRIKASLAKKDS; the protein is encoded by the coding sequence ATGACAGCCATCCTGGAGCGGCTCAGCACGCTGTCCCTCAGCGGGCAGCACCTCAGCCGGCTGCCCCGGCTGCTGGAGGATGGCTTCCCCAAGATGCCCTGCACGGTGAAGGAGTGCGAGGTGCCGCAGCTCTTCCGTGAGCCCTACATCCACAGCGGGTACCGCCCCACCGGCCAGGACTGGCGCTACTACTTCCTCAGCCTCTTCCAGAAGCACAACGAGGTGGTCAACGTGTGGACTCATCTCCTGGCTgcgctggctgtgctgctgaggttCAAGACGTTTGTGGAGGCCGAGCAGTTGCCTGTGGATGCGTGGTCCTTGCCGTTGCTCATCTTTGTCCTCTCCTCTGTCACCTACCTGACCTGCAGCCTCTTGGCCCACCTGCTGCAGTCCAAGTCGGAGCTGTACCACTACACCTTCTACTTCATGGACTATGTTGGAGTCAGCATCTACCAGTATGGCAGTGCCCTGGCTCATTTCTACTACAGCTCTGACCAAGCCTGGTACGACAAGTTCTGGCTTTTcttcctgccagcagcagctttctgtGGCTGGTTGTCCTGTGCCGGCTGCTGCTATGCCAAATACCGGTACCGACGGCCTTACCCCATCATGAGGAAGATGTGCCAGGtgatcccagcagggctggctttCATCCTGGATATCAGTCCCGTGGCTCATCGGGTGGTCGTGTGTCACCTGGGGGGCTGTCAAGAAGATGCTGCTTGGTACCACACGTACCAGATACTGTTTTTCCTTGTCAGTgcttatttcttttcctgccctgtccctgagaAATacttccctggctcctgtgaTATTGTTGGCCACGCCCACCAGATCTTCCACACCTTCCTGGCCATCTGCACCCTGTCGCAGCTGGAGGCCATTCTTTTGGATTACAAGAACAGGCAGGAGATTTTCCTGAAGAGACACGGGCCTTTCACGGTTTATCTGTCCTGCATCTCTTTTTTCGGCTTGGTGGCCTGTAGTGCCATCACAGCTTACATCCTGCAACGCAGGATCAAGGCCAGCCTGGCTAAAAAGGACTCCTGA